TTGTCctgtgactctctctctctatctctctctctctctctctctctgtgtctctctctctctctcattattttACAGAAGTGGTTGCTACtttaaagttaaaagttaaaacctcGGTGAAAATAATTCTCTTAAATGAATTGCTCATGAACCACAGACCATTTGCCATATATATCCATACAATTCAAGCTAGTTGACCATCCAAATAAAAgcaattgaagaagaaaaaaagaagcaatgaCTTAACAAGATAACACAAGTTATAGTTAAATGCAACAAGAATTGCTGCCATCTAACAAGATACACATAACTATCCTCAAGGATGTACAGAGGATTTACCATTCTAACCAGTTGCCTTCAGTCAGTTCAGAGGTTAGCATTGGATGAAAAGGAAAGGCCacaaaatgagaaagaaaaactaaatccAGGGCAACGGCAATAACTACAAGACACTCCTTGCCCTTGGCCCATGGATACATATTCATTGTCATAATAAATAGCAAATTAATATAAAACATGTCATCTAACCATGTCAATGCACCCAAAAGACGAGAAAAAGTAAACAATTCTTCACTATCTGTTCTACCATCAGAGAAGACCAGATGCCAAGGTCTCATATGCACCTGCAAAATATAAGATAAAACTATTCCATCAATTGTTTAGCACAAAACCAAggataagaaaaatatttaatggtcaaccatatcaaaatatattggtTGACATAAAGCCATAGGAGCAcatcaattttaaatatatagttaCTTTATatgcaaaataatattgggAGTGTGCTGTTTGAGGtttttaagcataaaaaaaataatgagaagGTGATGCCAACATATATTCTTTCTGAAATTTGCAAAAAAACAATTCATCAAAATAATAcccaataaagaaaaagaataatagaGAATTCCAACACGAAGTGGAAAGTTGATAGACTTTTCAGACATGCCAAATATGAAACATAAACTTGAAAGCATATGAAGGGAGATATGCAGAAATTCTAGAGACAGATCAATTGAATATGAAAACCAAAAGGGACAACATTTGCATGGAGTTAATAACAGTCAACATTACCAGGCATCATGACTGATTGAATAAATGATGGCGTGTTATCATCTCCGGTATCCCTAGTGCAGAAATGGTTTCACATCCAAGAAGATCACGAAGCTTCGCATCACATAATATCACCATTGAATTTAAAGGATCCTACAATGATTCAAATAAAGCAGCTAAGATTTAATTGCCAAATGAGAGAACCtgccaaaacaaagaaagataacTTCTAGAAAGACTAATTTAAGTAGAAAATTTAgacaagaaagagaaagaacacATAGACATGTTCCCCATGCTACCTACCTCCAAATGGTTAACCTTAATGTACTCCCAAACACGTGTTATAGCCTCAGATTGGGGCATCTCCCTTCCCCCAGTGCCCAAGAATTTGGCAAGGGCTTCAGATATTACGACAGGAGATGATCCACGTTGAACACTTTCAGTTGTAGACTCAACTTCTACCTTCAATCGTTTAGCTTGACTCGACTCCTCTGCACACATTTACAAGTggattaaaatgacaaaatcaaaAGCACCACAGGACAAAAATGTATTGTGTTTTATGCCACATCACATACTTGTAGGTTCAAGTGCAATAATATGTTTGGCTAGCAACTTATTCATCTTGAACATGTCAGTACAGTCAGTCTCAAAGACCACACGCAGGGCATCATCACAGATAATCTTCCTCTTGTTACTTGGATCTTGAAGGTTGTTTTTCCTGATGTATGCCCACAGCTGCTTCACAATCTGTATCAATCAAACCGGAGTTTTGTAAATACCTATATCAAGACTACTACTTCATAAACATTAATGCTTCTGAAATGTACGTAATAAAAGAGGCCAATAAATAGAGTTGTAGTAGATTTGGAGATAACAACCTCAGTCCTTGGCAATGCTGGCTCACCAACAACTGCCTGAAGTTCAGGTGAGACGCCACATACTTTGTTTAAACCCCCCGGCCCACCTCTCCTTTTGGCTCCCACAGGTGCACTGAAACAAAGAACATTTAATTGTTAGTAAGTAACGGTGCACTGACATAAGATACAATACACACAAATGCAACGGGTCATCCATCACACGACATACTTCTACCGGTTACACGACAAATTGGTTtgcacaataaataaataaataaattccatACATAGATCATAAAAAATGTCACCACCCAAAAGTTCAAATTTTGCATAACAGACGTGGAATATCAACTTGTTCTCGCACAGTGACAATATGGGGATTGTCTTAAACAAGACAAATACAAATTCAATGTCCCTTTTTCAACTAGATTACTTTCCTAAACCGAAAAGAACCTTTCatctatcaaaattttaatacagCCAAGCACCCGATAAAGCCTCCAATtacagccaaaaaaaatttctagtcAATAGCCTAACagcttagaattttttttttcccaaaatatgCGTCAGGTTGACTTGAATGACTACTATTTTAACATGCACACAAGCCTAACATAACATAATATTTTGACTAGAATTGGAATTTCGACACccccacaaaaataaaattcaaaacttcacCACCTTATGCTACGCTACTTCCAAAATTTCGTTCCAAAACCACAGTTCTCATGACTCTAATTCTCAGACCTATCTAGAAGTggtcaaatttaaaaaaagaaaaatgaccaCTTGTAATTAAAATATGTCAGTGATACccaatccccccccccctttgtTTTTTTCAACCTACACCAAAAGATAATTAGGCATGCAACAGTGACATATATAATTCCTTTTTTCTATATACACATACATGCTTTTACATAAgcaaaaatagataatttaaaatAAGCAACTTTTACTgcaacaaaaatagaaaacccTAATTCTGACAAATTAGGATAAAgtttaaagctttaaaaaattgaaccaaacaaaaaccctaaaaaacgAACCTTTCTTTGGGTGTGTGAGGAGTGGCATTTTGAGCGAAAGCCTCGGGCTTTAGAAGCTGCGGCGGAGGCTGAGACTGAGGCGGTGGCAGAGGCTGGTGGTGTGGGCGGACGTGAGGGTGAGCGGCTTGGAGGGCAAAATGGGAAggaaattgttgttgttgttggtggtggtggtggtgttggtgttggaggtggtgttgttgttgttgttgttgttgttggtgctgttggtgttgttggtgttgttggtgttggtggtggtgggtggatTGGAATTGAGGGTGGTTGTGGAGGGCAAAATGGTCTTTTGgaggttgttgttgttgttgttgaggtggttgttgttgttgttgttgaggtggtggtggtggtggtggttgaggTTGTTGAGGGTGAGAGCGGAGGAGAAAGTTGATCTGGTCTCGGATGAAGCCAGCCTTGTGAGAAAGGTCTAGACCTAGCTTCGCTTCCACTTGTTGAACGACGCCGTTTAACGAGTTCACGGCGTTTGGGTCTGACTGACGCAGCACCGACTCCACACCTTTCGCTATTTCTTGGTCCGACACCATGGTTTCTCCACCTTCATATAGTAACTGAAATAaaccaactctctctctctctctctctctctctctctcaaatcgcttctctctctctctctctctctctttcactcccTGCTCacactctctctgtctctctctacGTCTCTCTCTTTATAACCCTGAAATGACAATAATACCCTCCACAAGCCACACTGCAACAGATGGTAGAACTGTAATTCCACTAAAGCTTCCTTGTCCCTCTCTCACctctctaattaaatttgacTAAAGTACCCCTGTGCTGTTGAATTCAGCCAGTGGAAAAGTTAGTCCAAATATGTAATTGTGCAGTCTGGATATAACGGTAATTCGAAAAAGTTGCAGTGGTGGtatctctttttaaaaaaatttaaagggtaaaaagataaagagggtgaactgaaaatgaaatttttttttttgaaactgcATAGTGAGAGATAGAGTGGGGAGGTGGGTGGGTGAATTTACTGAAATGGGCCTACTGGTTTTGTATACTTTGTTTGAAGACGGGAGGGGTGAAACGGGAATTTGGATGGCGTGTATGGTGGGCATATTGGTCAGTGGAATTAGGTTTGTTGTTTCTGACTTTAAACCGTTTGGATAGAGGATAGTAGTGGGGCGGTTTGGTCAACAACTGTAGACTCCTGTGAGTGACCGCCTGATGAAACGTCGCTTCATCCAACGGTTGAGAACGTATGTATGTATAGTTTTATCGACTTTGTGTAGCCGTAACCCACATTCCTCTTTCTCCTAGCATATTTTCCGCTAAAAAAAGGTTATTCGTttgttaaaactatttttttgcTTAATCTAATAGCAagtatgtttgttttgtttctttcaaaaaaaaaaaaaaatttataatagcaAGTAAGACTATGTTTAtttcgatgtaaaatatttttcaaattttcaattgtttagTGCAATGTAAGATATTGGTtatattgaataaataaataaatggattagggaaaaaaaaaagcatttgtaTTAGTGcttatataatagaaaaagtacCAAATTTTAGTTAACCAAGCCCAAAATTTACTTACATCAAGTCATTCAAAGtagtgtaaaaaataaatatacgTGGTTACTACAATaatactataaatttatatttgtgtattggtctaatgataaagagttatcatcaggagTAGAcaccataagttaaaactctttaaaaaaaaacataaatttacaCTAGCATGCTCGCATTAttcattttgcttttaatttttttttttaatgtattctaatgatgaagaaagaaatctcaatgatgaagaaagaaagtagaaagTTGTTGTTATGTATGAAAAAAgatatacaattttaaaaaaatcaagaacattgatattttaaggaaaaagttaatgggcattagtttaggaaatatttttagaatctttttatgaaaaaagaaaaaaacaattaatttttttgacagttttttttttctgataaaaagtagtattaaaatttttcaaaaatgacttattaacaaatgcccttaGGACATTTGTTAACATGACTctttaataaaatgtagtgtaaaataggtAATATGATGTAAGGTATTTCAAGAAGTAGAGTatctaaaaaaaagagtaggTTCTCATGCAAACGGCAAAAAATGTTTTAGGGCGTAAAACCAgtggacaaaaaaagaaaattgttgtgggtttttttttttttttttttaaagaattgagACATTTGTGTGCAATTGAAATATCTATCAGAAAACCCTTTATTTGGTGAGTGATTCGACTGATAACCCCAGTGGTATATGTGGTATTATCCATTATTATCACATGGCGTGGAGTCAATGAGTCCACACTGAATACctcattcttttaaaaataaaataaaaaaaataaaaagaggaagGAAAAAGTAAAACCGTTAAGACATTGTATAATGGTCTGAGGATATCCTGGTGTCAGTCCACCAAGGAACAGCAACACTATAACCTTCATCCTAATGAAACCATAAAGAAAATCACTTTCACAAACCAATTCCCAATTCTAAATTGTACTCCATCATTGATTGATTTCTTTGTTAGACCAGTTGGACTTCCTAAGGTTTGTGAAGATCCTCTACCCTTTTCCCAAAAAGGGAATCCTACTTCCCACACCAAAATGCAGACTTCTAGATATGTTTAGTGGGATTTCTTCATTATATAATTTCTAAATGTATCTAAGGACACATTGCGTAACACTTTAttgaagaatattttaaaaactagaACAGTTATTCAAAATTCACCCGGTAATTTTATGATGGTGACAATAAATTCTTtgttggggatttttttttccttattatatTTCAATATACCATAAGTATTTAGTCATTTTTGTAAATTGTGATTGTATTCTTTAagcaaaaatatcattttggtcACTGTTAATTTGGTTTATACATGtttataatagtcaatttacttcatattatttttaacttacaGTGAATTTCTATTAATGAGTTAATGATAAGGTCCatagggaccaaattaattgtttccaaaatatagggaccaaattaacgAAAACcccaaaataacatttttgCCTATTCTTTATAAAAGTTTGGAtgtaatttttacaaaaagtttTAGCAGAACTCATTATTATTTCTATTTAGAAATTTATAGTTttgacaaaaattcaaaaatcaatagTCAAGCAATGAGGAAATTAGGGTTAACTTGagtacacaatttttttttctaaaggttAGTGAGGGAAGTCAAAAATTCAGTGTGAATAGaggatcaaagaaagaaaagaatggaatcAATTGGTAAAGAAAAGAGGTTCAAGTGAAGCAGTCCATATTATATTGAGTTATGGTTCCACTATGTTGTTTGATATTAATTTCAACTAATGTGTAATCCCGTGTATATGCACGAATACAttaaaaaacaatcacaattatgtatatataatttagaatctaattaaatctagactcttctatttttgcattcaataatttacttgccacaaaaattaaaaaattagatggaacacatacgcaaaattgaacttcaatttagaatttaattaaatttagactcttttatttttgaaccTAATAATTCTCTtgaaacacaaattaaaaaattagatgagacatgtggtgcaaaattagactcaaatttagaatttaattagattttctcttagctttggctattaatatatgtgtgtgtgtgtgtgtatatatatatatatcacttatgaacttgaattatttttagttatacaaaaaaaagctcataaatataaaatcattcaaaaattatattttttatggtttacttatattggactcctcgttttttacactaaattaactcatttaacacaaaaattaaaaaacttagattagatgggacaaatgacacaaaattaaattgtatttgaaatctaatttttatattaaattaactcatttggcacaaaaatttaaaaacttagattagatgggacacatagcgtaaaattagactctaatttaattcaaatttgaaatctaattgaattttctctcagttttacctattatatatatatatagattccCATCAATACAATTCGAGAAAATTTAGTAACAAAAATGATTGATTTGGTAATGATGTTACTCTCTCTAGTTAGCATAGGAATATGATACGGTTTTGTTATTAATCTGctttcaatataatttttttttccaaccatGGGGGAAGGTGTAAagtataaaatgataattttcttttaagagTCAGAAGACTCAgaacattagtttttttttttttttttcttttcccattctGATTCAaacttttacatatattttgCACTTTTTGTTAATAACGTATCTtgtttaatggtttttttttttaattcattctaattcaaaatggtacatttttttttgtgcattttttGTTCAATCTAAGCATTATAGTAGGAGAAAATCTCTTAATCATGCCCGTTAAAAGGCAAacgaaataaaaaaagaagctaaCCAAGACAACACTCATTACCCCAActatcaaaagaacaaaaagtaGACAtcttaaattaaattatggtCTCTCAACCCAAACAaagctaaaataataatatgataatctttttgctgaaaatttgaTAATCTAAATGAGATTAATCCCAGTACAGAGAGAATTGTAAAGGAAATAATCAGAATAAATATGACAAACTTCAAAGAATCCATGCAATTGGTGAGGAGTATAATTATAAAgaaagagaggttttttttttttttttttgagaagaagaaaaagagttttaagtctaaaaaattattgtaaactccagaagtatattttctccCTTTCACATAGAAATGAGCTTTATGGTAGGTGGGACCCACCTTTTtgtgaaagagagagggagtaTACTCCCCGTATACACAATAACATCATGTTAAGTCTAAGACTATAGCCCAAACATAATACCGATATTTTAGAGGTAAATCTATaaaatgaatgaagtaaaatcTATGCGCATGAATCATTCCCCTAATATTCTCaataaatgaaaacaaattataaaCTTAAACTTCCACTATAATGACAATGGGAATATCTCTAATGACAATTCTGAATTTATGCAAACATTTAATTGATGGACTGGGCCCTTAAACTTCCACTATAATCAATATGTCTGTTTAAGGGCCCTTTCCCCCACTATTCCCTTaatctatatattatttttacatttttttaaaaaaaaattacttgattGCATAATTTAAGAATTCTAGTTTCATAAATTCAACATTGTTTTTATGTTATGAATGAAACTAGAAATTAAACTAAAAggtaatattaatattttgtcaATATTTCCTAATGAAGTTGTGGAACTTTAGTTGCGCATCCTCAATCTAATATGAActctccttcttttctttttttcaagcaCCATTGCCTGTGTAGGTTACAAACAAGAATGATTTTTgatagataaaataatatttcaaatctATAACGTCCACTTCATGATgattactctttatcatcaggccaaaataagcccaaaaaaaaagaagattttaaATTCGATGACATTCAAAAAACTTCCCTAGACTAAATATCTTCAATCAAAAAATAAGTCTTGCCTTATTTAATAGTTTATTGTGAAATCTAAGCTATGCTTAAGCACGCACTAGAAAAGTACTAGTgaattttatgggaaaaataGGCATTTGCTCCTAATTTACAAACTATACAGCAAAATACCATTGAttgaaattatttagcaaaatgcctctgttttttaaacttgattttaacaaaatcgagttaCAGGTGGAACTTGATATTAGCAATATCAAGTACTATGCATATTTTgccaattaaatttttttgaaagtttaagtGAAACTTGATATTGTTAATGTCAAAgtccacttaaaaatatacatataactCAAATTTGAGGATATCAAGTTTTACattgagtttcaaaaacaaAGGCATTTTGCTAAATGGTTTCAAAATAAGAACATGTTGCTGCATAGTTTGTAAATTAGGAGCAAATACCCATTTTGTAACAAGTCTTAGACTCAAATAGTATTTTGTGCTTAGGTTTATAAATGATTAAAGTCACTAAACTCTTACTTGACAAGGATCTTATTCTAGATAATTTAatatatgcttaaaaaatagATCAATATACACCCTCGATAATACCACTTACTTCAAATAAAACTCTACAAGTCGTCAACCATGTATTTCCAACAGCATCAAACACAAGTGCAATCTCGACTAACTAAAAAGTAAAGACATTCTAAAAGGAATAACTTCTGATAAATACCATCACCACAAGCAACTGGCAAGACTTCTAACAGATCGAATGAATACAGAAAACACACATGGTGCTAAAGTTTTGAGAATCCAAAAGAACATGTGGAGTAAGCAGTGAAGGAATAACAAGCAGGTCATCCATAGAAGAAACACGATTTTGACTTGAAAAAGATATAATTCCCTTACAATGTCCATAAACTATATATTatccaatgatttttttttttttttttaataattggaaAGTTTGAGAGAAGACCTCGGCTAACATAATGGtgtatgttatattttttaatgctaaaatataAGTTACGCCCTCTAATTTTGgccaaaattcattttaaaccCCTAACTTCAACTTCATTCACTTGAGTTCTTTAACTTTTAAacttattcaattaaggcattcatttatactttgttaaaaaaatgctCTATTAATAAACCCCTGTTTTGCATATTTATTGGGTGATTTCTTCTTTCGGAAGTATTT
The sequence above is drawn from the Castanea sativa cultivar Marrone di Chiusa Pesio chromosome 5, ASM4071231v1 genome and encodes:
- the LOC142636305 gene encoding uncharacterized protein LOC142636305, producing MVSDQEIAKGVESVLRQSDPNAVNSLNGVVQQVEAKLGLDLSHKAGFIRDQINFLLRSHPQQPQPPPPPPPQQQQQQPPQQQQQQPPKDHFALHNHPQFQSTHHHQHQQHQQHQQHQQQQQQQQHHLQHQHHHHHQQQQQFPSHFALQAAHPHVRPHHQPLPPPQSQPPPQLLKPEAFAQNATPHTPKESAPVGAKRRGGPGGLNKVCGVSPELQAVVGEPALPRTEIVKQLWAYIRKNNLQDPSNKRKIICDDALRVVFETDCTDMFKMNKLLAKHIIALEPTKESSQAKRLKVEVESTTESVQRGSSPVVISEALAKFLGTGGREMPQSEAITRVWEYIKVNHLEDPLNSMVILCDAKLRDLLGCETISALGIPEMITRHHLFNQS